A window of bacterium genomic DNA:
GTCCGCCACGTCTACCGATTCCGTCACCCGGGCCAAGGGGGAGCGCGCTTTGTCTGTCCGTGCGCCTTCCCGGTTCCCATTCTCGCACCGATCCGGCGGCTCGGGCGGGTCCCTTTCGGTTGATCGCTCAGCGGGGCTCGATCCAGCCGGGGTTCCTGGCGGCTTTGCCCTCGGATTCGATCACGCAGGGAACGGGGCAGTCGAGCGGCTCCACCCAGGGAGATGCCAGCTCGCCCACCGGGTTGGCGTTGCCGGCTCGGGTGTCGGCGTAGTGGGCATGCAGGCACTTGACCCCGCTGGTGGCGCCGGCTACTCCTCCCCGGGGTTGCAGTTCAGTGCCCTCGGGCAATAAGGCGTCCCGCTGGGCGGCGTAACGGGCGTGGGCTGCATCCAGCGCGGCGCCGAAGGCAGCGACCCGGTCCGCCCGCCGGTCCAGCGCCTTGACCCCGCCGCCGCTCTCGAGACGGCTGATCCGCTTCACGGCCAGGGGACACGTCAACCAGTACAGGGTCGGGAAGGGTGTGCCGTCCTCCAGTACCGGGGGCACCCGGACGACAACCGGGAGGTCGAGGTGGCAACGGGAGAGGGTGGTGATCTCGGCTCTCGATGGCCGGCCGATCTGTGCCGCTACGACCTGACGCTCATCCATTGCTCATGTCGCGGCCGGTGAGGAAGTCCCAGAGCGCTTCCCAGAAGCCGCCGGACTCGGGCACCACCTCGCCCGACCCGCCCTGCAAAGGCTCGTGGTTGAGTGGCTCGTCGCTCATGATGACCACGTAGCTGGTCTCTCCGGGATTCACGTAACCGAAGTCGGCGCGGGCGATGCGCTCGATCTCGGTGGGGGAGTGCAGCAGCTCGACCTCCCGCTCCAGCTGAGCGTTTTGATCCTGGATCTCGGCCAGTTGCACGCGGAGATCCGCGGCCTCACCGTTCAGCGCCACCAACTGGCGTATCGGGAACACGTCCACGGCCGCAACCAGCACTATCCCCAGCATTATCAGGGGAAGGAGGACGCCGCGGCGCTGGCGGGCCTCCACCTCAGCCGCCTCCGTAGAGCGACAGGCCCGGGTAGCGGGCCTGGCTTCCCAGCCGCTCCTCGATACGGAGCAGCTCGTTGTACTTGGCGGTTCGTTCCGAGCGGGCCGGGGCTCCGGTCTTGATCTGTCCGGCATTGGTGGCCACGGCCAGGTGGGCGATGAAGGTGTCCTCGGTCTCTCCGGAGCGGTGCGAGACCACCCTGCCGTATCCGGCGCCCCGGGCTATCTCCATGGTGTGGAGGGTCTCGGAGAGCGACCCGATCTGGTTGACCTTGACGAGAACCGCGTTCGCCACGCCCCGGTCGATGCCCTGGCGCAGGATCAGGCGGTTGGTGACGAAGATGTCGTCCCCGACCAGTTGGCAACGGCTCCCCAGCCGCTCGGTCAGCAGGCTCCAGCCTTCCCAGTCGTCCTCGGACAGTCCATCCTCGATGGACACGATCGGGTAGGTATCCACCAGTTCCTCGTAGAAGTCGACCATACCGGTCGCGTCCAGGGAACGTCCCTCCAACTGGTAGGCGCCATCGCGGTGGAACTCGGTGGCGGCCACGTCCAGAGCCAGTGCGATCTCCTCACCCGGCCGGTACCCGGCCCGTTCGATGGAGGTCATCAGCAGGTCCAGAGCCTCCCGGCTGTCGGACAGGTTGGGCGCGAACCCTCCCTCGTCGCCCACGTTGGTGCTCAAGCCCCGGGTGGAAAGGACCTTCTTGAGCGTCTGGTAGACCTCGACGCCGGCTCGGAGAGCGGCGGAGAACGAGGGCAGGCCGGCCGGGACCACCATGAACTCCTGGACGTCCAGCGGGTTGGCGGCGTGGGCGCCTCCGTTGAGCACGTTGAGCAGGGGAACCGGTAGATCCTGGGCGGAGGGGCCGCCCAGATAACGGAACAGCGGTATCTCCAACTGGATGGCGGCGGCGCGGGCGCAGGCGAGTGACACCGCCAGGATGGCGTTGGCGCCCATCCGACCCTTGTTGGTGGTGGCGTCGAGATCGATCATGACCTGGTCGATGAGCGGCTGCTCGGTGGCGTCGTGCCCGATCACCGCCGGTCCCAGGATGTCGTTGACGTTCGATACGGCTCGGGCCACGCCCTTCCCGGCGTAGGCAGCGTCCCCGTCCCGCAGCTCGACCGCCTCGAGGGTCCCGGTGGAGGCGCCGGAGGGAACGGCGGCCCGACCCACGGCGCCACCGGTAAGGCCCACCTCGGCCTCAACGGTCGGGTTTCCGCGTGAATCGAGAATCTGCCTAGCACGGACCGTAGTGATGGTCGTGGCCACCGATGCTCCCTTGAGACTGGCCCGTTAACTTATCACGATAAGCCGCCAACTCCGTGCATCTATGGCTGGCGCCGCCTCTATATCAGAATCGCGGCAAGAAGCCACAGCTACATACTTCTTAGCATGGTTCCAGCTGGTTTATGTCACACCCATGGTGTATGATACGAACATATGTTCGATTACTTGCTCGACTACCCCGAGGCCGACCCGGCCCAAGCAAACCCCGCGGTCACCGCCGACGTCCGAGGATCGCATGCCGGCATGTTCATGACCCGCTACCAGAAGGAGCGGCAGGACGCCTATGACCGCGCTCGCCACATGGTCGAGGGCCGTGGCCATCTAACTCCCGATGTCGAGGACGCCAAGGCCGAAGCTGCGTTGGTTCGGGAGCAGGCCGCAGTCAGCCGGGCCAGAGGTGGTCAGCTGGGCTGGGTCAAGAGCATGCTGCGGCGCTACAGCGCGGCCCGACTCGGGTACGGCAACCCGGTCGATCTGGTGGCTTCACGCATGGATGTCCATCGCTCCACCGCCCGTGACCTGGTCTACCTGGCCCAGCGGCTGGACACCAGCGACATCGATCGGATACGCCGGGGCGAGGTCTCCTACGTCCGTGTCCTGGAGGAGACCCGCCTGCGGGAGGCCGGAGCATCGGCTGAGGAGATAGCCCGGACCCGGGACCTGGACCTCAACTCGGTCGGACGGATCGTCCAGCAGATGCGAAAGATCACCCGCGATGACGAGCGGCGGATCTTCGAGGGCCAGTACGTAGCGTTCCAGCCCTCCCTGGATGGCTCCCACGTACGCATGAACGGCCGCCTCGGATCCTTCGAGGCGGAGATATGCCGAGAGGCCCTCAACCGCAGGGGCGAGGCGCTCGTCCCGGCCGGTGAGGAACGGCCTGACCCAGGGCAACGCAGGGCGTTGGCCCTCACCACCCTATGCCAGGACGAACTGGACAAGCACCCCCAGGTCGCTCCGGCGGCCGTGCCCGGCACCCCATCGCCGCGCAGCCGGCGCGAACCCCTGCTCATGGTCGTGGCCAACAATCCCATCGCCGAGGCGTCGGGCTTCGAGCAAGGCGTCTCCGTCCTGGCAGGAGGCCGGGTCGGTCCCGGCACCGTGGACCTGATCCAGTGTTCCGGCCGCATCGAGAACATCACGGTGACCGGACAGGACATCAACCGTCACGGATCCACCTCGACCATCCGGCCCGGTCTGCGGCGGGCTGTCCTCGCCCGCGACGATGGATGCACCATCGACGGGTGCAGCTCCACCTACCGGCTGGATGTTCACCACATCCTCGAGCGATCCAGAGGCGGTGATAACTCTCCCGAGAACCTCACCACCCTGTGCTGGTGGCACCACCACGTGGCTGTCCATCGCCGAGGCATGCGGATCGATCCCCAATCCCCACCGCGCCGCAGGCGCCTGCTACCCGAGCGCAGGGCCTGTGGCTACCGGCCACCACCCCCCGACCCCTACACCCTCGCCGCACTTCGGGCCCTCGCCAAGATCAACCGAGCCCCACCGTGACCCCCAGACTCTCCGATTCGCATCACCCACGCGACGAATCACGATCGCCCGCGCCGAGTGGAGTCCATTCTTGTGGTGTACGGGGGCGGAGGGGGTGGAGTTATGCTTGAGGGGATTGCGGTGAGCGCAAGGTAGCGGAATCGAACCGCAACGCTAGGGTCTGCTAGCGTTCGAGGGTCCCTGAAACCCTGTCCTGTCCAACAGGCAATACCTTCCAAACGGTACGACAGGCGACGGTAAGCTCCGTCGCCTGTCGGCATTTCATTCTAGGCTCACCGCTGAGCGTGCCGTGCCTACCTGCGGTATCGGATCGTCAACACGCTATAACGGGAGTCATGCTCGTTTCCCGGGTCAGTGTGTTCGGTGGACGGTCGCGCCACGGGTGGGAGAGCCGGCCGGATTCGTAGGCCTGGCGGGAGGAATGTTCCTGACACAGGACAGAGGTGCAAACGATTCGGTCCCCCTGAGCCTCCGATGGTTACCCGACGGCTAGTGGCGTTCCTCTTGTTTGGCCTTTTCCCACAGGGCGTCGAGGCGGTTCAGGTCGGCGGCGGCTAGGTCGTCTAGTTCCTCCATGCGGCGGAAACGGGTCTCGAAGCGGTTGACGGCCTTGCGGAGTGCCAGCTCAGGTGGCACGCCTAGGTGCCGGGCCAGGTTGGTCACCGCGAACAACACGTCGCCCAGCTCGTGGTCGGCGTCCTCCGGGCGAGCTTCCTCGCCCTGGTCTATCACCTCGACCAGCTCGGCGATCTCCTCCTCCACGTCGCCTACCACCGAACGGGCGTCTGGCCAGTCGAACCCCACCCGGGCGGCTCGCTTCTGGA
This region includes:
- a CDS encoding DUF501 domain-containing protein, with amino-acid sequence MDERQVVAAQIGRPSRAEITTLSRCHLDLPVVVRVPPVLEDGTPFPTLYWLTCPLAVKRISRLESGGGVKALDRRADRVAAFGAALDAAHARYAAQRDALLPEGTELQPRGGVAGATSGVKCLHAHYADTRAGNANPVGELASPWVEPLDCPVPCVIESEGKAARNPGWIEPR
- a CDS encoding septum formation initiator family protein; this encodes MEARQRRGVLLPLIMLGIVLVAAVDVFPIRQLVALNGEAADLRVQLAEIQDQNAQLEREVELLHSPTEIERIARADFGYVNPGETSYVVIMSDEPLNHEPLQGGSGEVVPESGGFWEALWDFLTGRDMSNG
- the eno gene encoding phosphopyruvate hydratase; its protein translation is MATTITTVRARQILDSRGNPTVEAEVGLTGGAVGRAAVPSGASTGTLEAVELRDGDAAYAGKGVARAVSNVNDILGPAVIGHDATEQPLIDQVMIDLDATTNKGRMGANAILAVSLACARAAAIQLEIPLFRYLGGPSAQDLPVPLLNVLNGGAHAANPLDVQEFMVVPAGLPSFSAALRAGVEVYQTLKKVLSTRGLSTNVGDEGGFAPNLSDSREALDLLMTSIERAGYRPGEEIALALDVAATEFHRDGAYQLEGRSLDATGMVDFYEELVDTYPIVSIEDGLSEDDWEGWSLLTERLGSRCQLVGDDIFVTNRLILRQGIDRGVANAVLVKVNQIGSLSETLHTMEIARGAGYGRVVSHRSGETEDTFIAHLAVATNAGQIKTGAPARSERTAKYNELLRIEERLGSQARYPGLSLYGGG
- a CDS encoding HNH endonuclease signature motif containing protein; this translates as MFDYLLDYPEADPAQANPAVTADVRGSHAGMFMTRYQKERQDAYDRARHMVEGRGHLTPDVEDAKAEAALVREQAAVSRARGGQLGWVKSMLRRYSAARLGYGNPVDLVASRMDVHRSTARDLVYLAQRLDTSDIDRIRRGEVSYVRVLEETRLREAGASAEEIARTRDLDLNSVGRIVQQMRKITRDDERRIFEGQYVAFQPSLDGSHVRMNGRLGSFEAEICREALNRRGEALVPAGEERPDPGQRRALALTTLCQDELDKHPQVAPAAVPGTPSPRSRREPLLMVVANNPIAEASGFEQGVSVLAGGRVGPGTVDLIQCSGRIENITVTGQDINRHGSTSTIRPGLRRAVLARDDGCTIDGCSSTYRLDVHHILERSRGGDNSPENLTTLCWWHHHVAVHRRGMRIDPQSPPRRRRLLPERRACGYRPPPPDPYTLAALRALAKINRAPP